GCCTAACAAAAATATGTATCAATCATTGCTTTTTTTCATCGATCTCTTCCATGCTTACTATAATTAGTTATTTTGGTTTTTTATTAGCTTTGCTTATTTTCACCTCAGTCCTATTCATCGGGTTAAGCAGTATACGacttatttgaaataaaataaaaccctCAATAGGGATTGAGATTCCGAGTCAATTTGAGGTACTATGTAGATTAGCTATTAATCCTTACCtattcttttttaataaaaaaaatatgattgaAGTTTTGTTATCCGGAATTGTGTTAGGTCTAATTCCTATAACTTTGGCTGGATTATTTGTAACTGCATATTTACAGTACCGACGCGGTGATcaattggatatttgatttaggaccatattATGAAGGGGTCTCCTACTGATTCTGAAGGATCAGATTCCATTAGCTTTTTCAGTTTAAGTGACAAGAAGATCAGAAAAAAAGCAGAATCACGCTCTGTAGGATTTGAACCTACGACATCAGGTTTTGGAGACCTGCGTTCTACCAAACTGAACTAAGAGCGCTTTTTTTTTTAAGCAAAAAGGGCCTTTTTGACTCTTAAAACATTTTTGCATGTGGTATGCCTCAATCACAGATTATTGATGTTTCTTTGAATAAAAATcgctctatttttttttcttttcttttataaaaaaaaacaaagaataCTAGGTAGGGATGACAGGATTTGAACCTGCGACATTTTGTACCCAAAACAAATGCGCTACCAAGCTACGCTACATCCCTTTTAATCGTGAGTATTTttattcaatatttcatattaaaaaaaaaaaaaaaaattgttttccacATTTATCCGCCTTGATTCCCATTTGATTTCGTGAATAGACTGTATACACGGATctataagatgtctatttattgacATAAATACTTGATGAGAATTTATCTATGTATTCCAAAAGAAGACGTGTATAAGAATTGAATAAATTGAAAGTGAAAGAAaggattaaattatttatttgaaataataTTATGAATCAGAATGAAATAGCAGTCTCAATGAAGATACCAGAATTGAAGTGCGTTGAATCTAGAACAGAGAATAAGCGTTTTCATTATAGTCGTTTCACTCTATCTCCGCTTCGCAAAGGTCAAGCTAATACAATAGGCAGTGCAATAAGAAGAGTTTTACTTGGAGAAGTAGAAGGAACATGTATCACACGTGCTAAATTTCACAATATATCAAACGAATATTCCGTAATAATAGGTATTGAAGAATCAATACATGAAATTTTGATGAATCTGAAAGAAATTGTACTTCAAAGTGATGCGTACGGAATTCGAGAAGGATCTATCCATGTTGTCGGACCAAAAAAAGTAACCGCTCAAGATATCATGTTACCACCTTCTGTGAGAATAATCGATACTACACAACATATAGCtaacataaacaaatcaattacCTTAGATATATCATTACAAATTGAAAAAGGTCGCGGATATATTATTCAAAATCCAAATAATTACAATCCTAAGGATGAAATTTTTGCTATAgatgctgcctttgtctttcctataGATGCTGCCTTTGCCCCTGTTCAAAATGTAAATTACAGTATTCACTCCTATTGGAGCGAAAATGAGACACAAGAAATTCTATTTCTTGAAATATGGACGAATGGAGGATTAGCTCCTAAAGAAACACTTTACGAAGCTTCTCGGAATTTGATTGACTTTTTCCTTCCCTTTCTAAATGCAAAGGAAGAGAACAGCGATGGAACAAACAGTCTAAGCGACGATATTACTCCTTCCTTACCTATTTTGCATATATCGACTGATACGAAGAGAATAGCTTTTGATCAAATGTATATTGACCAATTAAACTTCTCTACTAGGTTATATAATTACCTCAAAAAGGCAAATATAAATACAGTATCGGACCTTTTGAATTACAGTCGAGAAGATTTAATGAAAATAAAACATCTTGGGGAACAATCTGTCAAAGAAATCTTGGAATTTATATgaaatattcaaattgattcaccgGGGAATCCGGTTTAGATTTCTAAGAGTTCTATTCAATCTCCCCATTCATTCCCTTCTTCTAAGTTCTTCTGGAATAAATCTTTGACCATTCTGTAACAATATTAGAAAATATTTGATAAAAAATATATCTAGGGAGAGACCCTTTATCTTAAAGCAACGACTCCCTAGATATATAAACAAAAGATTTCCCTCCTCTCCTATATTAAGATATTCTAAATTAGATCAAATTGGAAAAGACCTAGAGTTAAAGATTCATCGATAGGTAATGTTGCCCCAATACCTAACCAAAGAGCTACTGCGGTACCGAATAAGAATACTATTGTAGCTACTGGATGATGAAATGGATTTTGAAATTGATTCACATTCTCCAAGAAAGGGACTGTCAATAGTCCTGTAGGTACTGAAGCCATTAAAAGGACACCTAATAATTTATTAGGTACTGTACGAAGTATTTGAAATACGGGGAAAAAATACCATTCGGGTAATATTTCCGCGAAGGACTTTCTTTAACGGAATATATTATTTCATGTTATGGTGCTCCTAAAGGAGTTGTGGATACTTCTATACGAACAGCAGATGCTGGATACCTCACACGTAGACTTGTTGAAGTAGTACAACACCTCGTTGTACGTAAAGTAGATTGTGGTACTATCCAAGGTCTTTTTGTAAATCTCATTCAAGATCGAGAAACAATCAAAAATAAATTTGTTCTACAAACACTAATTGGTCGTGTATTAGCAGACGATGTATATATACACGAGAGATGTATTGCCACGCGCAATGAAGATATTGGAATTAAACTTGCCAATCAATTATATTATTTCCAAGTACAACCAATATATATACGAACCCCTTTTACTTGCAAAAGTATATATTGGATTTGTCAATTATGTTATGGTCGGAATACTACTCATAGCAACTTAATCGAATTAGGAGaagcagttggcattattgcaggCCAATCAATTGGAGAACCGGGAACTCAACTAACACTAAGGACTTTTCATACTGGTGGAGTATTCACGGGTGATATTGCAGAACATGTACGAGCCCCGTTCATTGGAAAAATTGAATTCAATGAAAATTTGGCTCTTCTATTGGTTAGCAACCCTAAAAAGTTTTTAATGGGCTCCCCAAGAGCCTGATACAAATGCAAGAATCTTTTTTCAACGTTTTTTAGCTATATATCCACATTTAACTCTGGTCATTGAAGTAGATTCTTCATAAATGACTAATCTATTTTTTGATCAATCATTTTCTTGTTTGGTTTGTTAAGAATAAAACTGATTTTTCTAGTGCATAAAATATAGATTCCAATGGCTTTTGCTACTCTAACCTTCCCAACCATAATTCTTTTCAGTTAGGCACCTTCCAAGTAGGTAAGGGATTGGACCTTGCatttaaataagaaaaatatatatatatatatatatagaatgtaTATATTTTTATGGATTTCTTCGTTTCTATGGTTCTTTCTCTAACGGCAAGGTCCTCTCTATACGCCGGAGCCCTAAGATATGAATTATTTGGTAACTTGTATAGTTTACCATCTCTAGCTCTACTCTTCCCCCCGAATTGTCAAGTAAGAAAaactttaataataatatttataggTACAATAACAACATGTAATTGTGAGAGTTGGCAAGGTAGCTGACCTTTTGTCCGTTCTCGCAGCAATAAAAACATAATCTCTTTATGTTttttcaatttgcattatttccTCGCTCAATGGATTGATGACCATTCACTACCAATGAGGAAGTCCTTTTCATCCCACATCAAGGTGATTGGATTTGCACCAATGGAAACCATAAATTTCATCCCCGGTAAGAGTAGATGATAGATCTGTACTTTTTAACAGAAGGAAAGTTCTTCTTGTTAGAGCGATTTCCTGGTCCGTTTCAGCTTCTGATCTAAACAAGTCGCACATACACCCTGGCACATACTCCTTTACGCTGAGGGCATCCTCTAAGAGCAGGAGATTTTGTTCTATTTTCTATTGGCTGTCTCGCGTTTCTAATAAGTTGTTGAATAGTAGGCACTTTGaattatatttgaatttgaatGGTTCGGATTGATCCTAACCAACTATATAAATGTTGAGATAAATGCTATGCCATTCAATAATTATTCTGTATTTTAATAAAGTAGTTACTACTTTATATGATTAAATAGTTCAATATTCCTATTGATCTATGCCGCCTTATAGATAGAATATATATATCAATATCAATACATTTTTATTATCAGATAATTTACATTAATTGATCTAATAGATGTAGGAtccaacatttttttcttttttaattcaaTAGAACCCGGTACCCAAATCAGAATATCTTAAAAACAGAATTTTCTATGTAGTCCTATTCTATCATATAGAATTCACAATTTTCTTTTTCTATCTCGTCACTTATGTAGAGCTCTTTATAAAGTTCCAAGATGGCTTCTTCCTTCCCGCCATACCAATAGAAATATGTATAATACTCCTCCGAGTACTTGAAAAATGCTAAGATATTCTTATAGTTGAAAATATCTTTGGAATTTAGACCCATAGCCAATAAGAAAAGCaacacagaaaaaaaaaaaattctgcttACACGAATCCatatcttttttgtttttttcttgatCTCTAATCTTGATCTTCCTCCCCAATCTGAAATTATTGTGCCAATATAGATAATGTTTCCCGACGGTTTTCGTTCCCAAGTGTAATAAATACCGGGACTTCTTAATATTTGATTGACCACGACTCTGTAATTTCCATTTATTACAAAAGTTCCTTTAGAATTCATTAAAGGAATATCTCCCAGATATAAAATCATCCGGTTCTTTATCTTTTCACGAGTTTTAGTTTTCTTAATCAATCTTGCTGGTACATATAATTGACAGTGATATGTAAGAGACATATATACAACATCTCTCTCTTTAATGGAAGGTTCTGTTAATTTATATTCATTCCCAAAAAGgagaaattttctttttttttttttactttcaattTTTGAAAACTTATTGAGTTCTTCTATTAAGCCTTGCTCGATAAAACGATCAAATCCTTCAAACACCATAATGGTACGATGagtttatttttttccttttttacacTCATATGGGTATTTTCAAAAAGAATGGCGGAATAGATAGAGTCTTTATGTTCGTTAGGTATGGTTCGATCAGTTTCGAAATAATTcaagattttttttcctttttcaaaacaGTTTGAGTCAACTGATTCGTGTTTCACTTGATCCACCGAATAATTTGAAAGTGATTTATGTTTGTCAAGAAGAAGTTCTGGAATATCCACTTGATCTTGATCtgaagaaaaaggtactacaaCGAATTCATATATACTTCCCGATAATACCCATAAATGAGTTGTCTCTAATATAAAATTAGACATAGGGATACTCCGGTGCATTTCTCCTGTCAAGTCAGAATATATAtgtttctttactttttctttaaaGGGGGATCTTTTAGCACGAACCTCGGCAATTACTTGTTTTGATTCGACGAGTTGATTATTCTGAATGAATAGCAAACTTTCTGGCAGAATCGTTAAGTTTTGTACTTCATATTTATTATTGATAGTCACGTCTAAACTATTATGACATATATAAGCAGGATGCCCATGACAGGTACGGGTAGGATAAACCAAATTTTCATTGAATTCAATTTTTCCGGTGAACGGGGCTCGTACATGTTCTGCAATATCACCCGTGAATACTCCACCAGTATGAAAAGTCCTTAGTGTTAGTTTATTTGTAGTTCTTTCTTTCCTCTTAATTTCAGGTGAACAACCTTAAATATAGAATACCTATTCACTTTATAGATGATCCCTATAGaaagataagattgaaaaatcttaatATTGGGCTAAAAAATCTTTCTAATTACTTCGTTCCCTATTTCTACTGATTGCGATCCTAGAGGAAATCAAATTCCACCGAGCTCAAACAAAATAACGATGACTCAAGTAAACCAAAGTCATTGTTATCTAGCTAGTATGATGCACAGGGGAACAGCTGAGATAGCTCAGTTGGTAGAGCAGAGGACTGAAAATCCTTGTGTCACCAGTTCAAATCTGGTTCCTGGCATGTATACTTTTATAAGTATGAAAAAGGATTAGTAGAcctcattataataataatataggtatagatatatatctatcaatatttatatatttatattgattGATTTAGAATAATCAGCAGTGATTCTATGTTATTGAATCAATAGGGAGTTTGTCCAAGTTATTTCAAAGGGAATaaaaactacttgaaataactcGAACTAGAGAGCAATTAAAAAATGATTATTTCTTAATAGAAAGATTGAGAGAAAATAGCTTCTACCTTAGCATTATATAAAAATAGAACTAGATCGGGGTAAAGACCAATACCTATGATTGGTAGAAAGAGACAGATCAAAATAAAAAGTTCGCGTGGTCCCGAATCCTTATTTCGTTATCCATTTACTTCCAATTTCATAAATTAATATTTCTTTATCTGAACAAAAGAGCATCAGCAGCCTCTAGTCATGTTCTAGCTCTTTTGAGAGCCACATCAGCCTCGATTGCTTGTCTCTTGCCTTCAGCTCGCGCACGATCAGTTGCAACTAGTCTAAAACTTTCTTGAGCCTCTTGAAGATCAATATCAATACCTCTTTCTAC
The nucleotide sequence above comes from Cryptomeria japonica chromosome 11, Sugi_1.0, whole genome shotgun sequence. Encoded proteins:
- the LOC131063076 gene encoding DNA-directed RNA polymerase subunit alpha-like → MNQNEIAVSMKIPELKCVESRTENKRFHYSRFTLSPLRKGQANTIGSAIRRVLLGEVEGTCITRAKFHNISNEYSVIIGIEESIHEILMNLKEIVLQSDAYGIREGSIHVVGPKKVTAQDIMLPPSVRIIDTTQHIANINKSITLDISLQIEKGRGYIIQNPNNYNPKDEIFAIDAAFVFPIDAAFAPVQNVNYSIHSYWSENETQEILFLEIWTNGGLAPKETLYEASRNLIDFFLPFLNAKEENSDGTNSLSDDITPSLPILHISTDTKRIAFDQMYIDQLNFSTRLYNYLKKANINTVSDLLNYSREDLMKIKHLGEQSVKEILEFI